A region of Pseudoalteromonas aliena SW19 DNA encodes the following proteins:
- a CDS encoding curlin: protein MKLNKSLLSCAIAIAMGTSFASYADTNNKAVSNSEIGTKISTLSTANAITLAQSQNNNSAVLTQNGDSNALEIATTGNENNTTVTQTQSGNFTGVTTTGDSNTQIYTQDGVANGVLTELTGNNNSLSVMQSGQGILVNNEAINKIAGDDNTINIEQGAGGHWFYNYDMKGNENEVNTLQTGQWHEAEITTLTGDQNTFDLEQAGYWNTFKVSSLQGNDNELEIEQDGERNAITISDISGDANELKIEQDGDAHAVTFAAVKGDDNEINLDQEGSSNKIASNLFEGSNNEVTITQVDANNLTTIDVVGDNNELTTMQVGSANEAYMGVIGSDNEFMVNQTGATNSVHLANFNGSDNDVDLVQSGDENTVLVQSSYPDVSLSSNNNDIDIAQNGAENEAIVTLAGILESNNNQIDIAQSGDLNAIDMMVEGNDHSIDISQTGEGNWVGGTEQSAFLVGGANVTFNVTQMGNGNIVEGSVIGVNSTVSVTQMGDGNATTITQM from the coding sequence ATGAAGTTAAATAAATCACTTTTAAGCTGTGCGATTGCTATTGCAATGGGTACAAGTTTTGCCTCATATGCTGACACTAACAATAAAGCAGTATCAAACTCTGAAATTGGGACAAAAATTTCGACGCTCAGCACTGCTAATGCAATAACTTTAGCTCAATCGCAAAATAACAACTCCGCAGTGCTAACCCAAAATGGTGATAGCAATGCTCTTGAGATTGCAACAACGGGTAATGAAAATAATACAACAGTCACGCAAACTCAATCAGGTAACTTCACAGGTGTAACAACTACCGGCGATAGTAATACACAAATATATACTCAAGATGGTGTTGCTAATGGTGTGTTAACTGAGCTTACGGGTAATAATAACTCCCTATCAGTGATGCAAAGTGGCCAAGGCATCCTCGTCAATAACGAAGCTATAAATAAAATTGCTGGCGATGATAACACCATTAATATTGAGCAAGGTGCTGGTGGTCATTGGTTTTACAACTACGATATGAAAGGTAATGAAAATGAAGTAAACACACTTCAAACAGGTCAATGGCATGAAGCTGAAATAACGACTCTCACTGGCGATCAAAATACCTTTGATTTAGAGCAAGCGGGTTACTGGAATACGTTCAAAGTAAGTTCTTTACAAGGTAACGATAACGAGCTTGAAATTGAACAAGACGGTGAGCGCAATGCGATAACAATAAGCGATATTTCAGGTGACGCAAACGAGCTTAAAATAGAGCAAGATGGTGATGCACATGCTGTTACATTTGCTGCTGTGAAAGGTGATGATAACGAAATTAATTTAGATCAAGAAGGTTCATCAAACAAGATAGCATCTAACTTATTTGAAGGATCGAATAATGAAGTAACCATCACCCAGGTAGATGCTAATAACCTAACAACAATAGATGTTGTGGGCGATAATAATGAATTAACAACAATGCAAGTAGGCTCAGCTAATGAAGCTTACATGGGCGTTATTGGTTCAGATAATGAATTTATGGTTAATCAAACGGGTGCAACAAACTCAGTTCATTTAGCTAATTTTAATGGCTCTGATAATGATGTGGATTTAGTACAATCTGGCGACGAAAATACGGTGCTTGTACAGTCTTCATACCCAGATGTATCACTAAGTTCTAATAATAATGATATTGATATTGCGCAAAATGGTGCCGAAAATGAAGCTATTGTAACTCTCGCAGGTATTTTAGAGAGTAATAATAACCAAATTGATATAGCGCAAAGTGGTGATTTAAATGCCATCGATATGATGGTTGAAGGCAATGATCACAGTATTGATATTTCACAAACAGGCGAAGGTAACTGGGTTGGTGGCACGGAACAATCTGCCTTTTTAGTTGGCGGTGCAAACGTAACATTTAACGTAACTCAAATGGGTAACGGTAATATTGTTGAAGGTTCAGTGATTGGTGTAAACAGTACGGTATCGGTTACTCAAATGGGTGATGGAAACGCAACAACAATTACGCAAATGTAA
- a CDS encoding curli assembly protein CsgF, protein MDGKMKKIIFIIITLSFSATATEIIYTPINPSFGGNPLNANMLLSKAQAQNKHKAPVIEKGYADQFKDSLERTYLNRMVREITDMAFGEDPENSIFNQDSIFMSGDYQIEIITSTTDTITVKITNIIDDTVVIIEVPRFG, encoded by the coding sequence ATGGATGGTAAAATGAAAAAAATAATATTTATAATAATAACATTAAGCTTTTCAGCTACTGCAACTGAAATAATTTACACCCCAATAAACCCTAGTTTTGGTGGGAACCCTCTCAATGCAAATATGTTATTAAGTAAAGCACAGGCTCAAAATAAGCATAAAGCACCTGTAATCGAAAAAGGGTATGCCGATCAATTTAAAGACTCTCTAGAGCGCACCTACTTAAATCGTATGGTCAGAGAAATTACAGATATGGCCTTTGGTGAAGACCCTGAAAACAGTATTTTTAATCAAGATTCAATTTTTATGAGTGGCGATTATCAAATAGAAATTATTACTAGCACCACTGATACCATTACAGTAAAAATCACAAATATAATTGATGATACGGTTGTGATCATTGAAGTGCCGAGGTTTGGATAA
- a CDS encoding curli production assembly/transport protein CsgE, whose translation MKKNKNNLCGYIFTLLICFLPSVYAEELEIDGLLLDRSISRFGHQFYYEFSNYWRDLPSTAGFNIEIKETVIPKAGTKLSLIMNNQLVYATYLGRRLEPLDERVEQAVYTVIDAMARSNMTVSTPDMAVNGW comes from the coding sequence ATGAAAAAAAATAAAAATAACCTGTGTGGATACATCTTCACACTATTGATTTGCTTCTTACCGAGTGTATATGCCGAAGAACTTGAAATAGATGGTTTATTACTCGATAGAAGTATTAGCCGTTTTGGTCATCAATTTTATTACGAATTTTCTAACTACTGGCGAGATTTACCCTCAACAGCTGGCTTTAATATTGAGATAAAAGAAACCGTGATCCCCAAAGCTGGCACAAAACTTTCTTTAATAATGAATAATCAACTTGTTTATGCAACTTACTTAGGCCGTAGGCTAGAACCGCTTGATGAACGCGTTGAGCAAGCAGTTTATACTGTTATTGATGCCATGGCTCGCTCAAATATGACGGTATCCACACCTGATATGGCTGTAAATGGATGGTAA